The Starkeya sp. ORNL1 DNA window AGAGCACGTGCAGGGACGGCTTCTGCTGCTCGCCGAGGAACACATCCTCGGGGTGCAGCGACACGCCGTCGAGCTGGCCGGCGATCAGGCCGGGCAGGCGGCCGGCGAGGCCCTGCGAGACGAACTGCGCGTCATCCACCGTCAGATTGGCGTCGGTGAGCAGGACGCGGCCCATGCGCCAGTTGAAGCCGCCGACACCGCCGCCGGCGGCGCTGAGACGCTTGCCCTTGAGGTCGGCCGGGGTCTTGATCGCCTCGACCACGACATAGGATTGCGGCAGGCGCGGCGCGAAGCCCCAGATCTGCTTGGCCTTCATGCCGGCGCCGACCATGACGTCGGTGACGTTGGCGATCAGCTTGCCCTGCTGCAGCGCGGACATCAGCGCCGCGGAGGCGCCGCCCTCGAACGGGGTGATGGTGGCGTTGATGCAGTATTTGTCGAACAGCCCGAGATCCTTGGCGACCCACGGCGTGGTGTGCACCACGTTCGGCGGCACCACCGAGACGCCGATGTTCAGGTCGCGCTTGCCGTTCGGGCAGTCCGCCGCCTGCGCGCCCGCGCCGGCGGCGAGCATGAGACCGCAGGCGAGCGCCGCAGCCAGGGTAGGCTTCGTCACGTTCCTCATGGTTTCCTCCTTCGCGCTCGATTGTTCGAGTCGCACTTGTTGCCGGGGGGCACATACGCAAGCGCGGCGCCGGGGGCGCCGCGCGTATCGGGCTGTGGGACTAGTCGCGGTTGGCGTTGGTCCAGGGCGCCACCTTCTTCTCCAAGAGGCGCAGCAGCGAGGTCGACAGCACGCCGAGGATGCCGAGCGTGACGATCGGAACGAACATGCGGTCGATCTGGAAGGTGGAGGCGGTGCGCACGATCAGGTAGCCGATGCCGGAGATGGCGGTGTAGAGGTCCGCCAGCACCATGCCGATCAGGCCGCGACCGACCGCGAGGCGCAGGCCGGTGACGATGAAGGGCAGCGCCGCCGGGATGATGATGTTGCCCCAGAGCTGGCGCTCCGAGCAGCGGAACGCCTTGCCGACTTCCAGCAGCTTGTGGTCGACATTCTTGACGCCCTGATAGGTGTTGATCACCAGCGGGAAGAAGGCGAACAGGAACAGGATGATCACCTTCGCCGTCATGTCGTAGCCGGCCCACAGCACGATCAGCGGCACCAGCGCGACCGTCGGCGTGGAGTAGAGGAAGGTGATGTACATGTCGAAGGCGGCATCGAGCACCCGGTAGCGGGCGAGCGCGAGGCCGATGGTGATGCCGGCGACCGAGGCGAGCACCAGCCCGTAGATGAAGACCAGCAGGCTCGGCGCCAGATACTGCCAGAGCTCGCCGCTGGCGATCATCTTCACCGCGGCCTTGGCGACAGCAATCGGCGTGGTGAACAGGATCGGATCGATGTTGGAGCCGACGATCTGCCAGAGCGTCAGCACCACCACCAGCGAGATGGCGCGGATCATGATGACCTGCATGCCCTCGCGGCGGCGGCGCTTCTCGGAAGCCGCCTTCACCCGGGCCTGGTCGTCGGCGATGCTCGCCTGGTCGGCGGCGTTGGGGAGGCTTTGTATCGTCATGCTCACGCTGCGACCTCCGCTTTCTTCGCGCGCTCGGGGCGAAGCTCGTTCCAGATGTGCTCACGCAGCTCGGTGAAGCGGCGATCGGCGCGGATGGCGTCGACGTCGCGCGGCCAGCCGAACGGCATGTCGAGGATTTCGCTGATGCGGCCGGGGCGGGCGCTCATCACCGCGATGCGGTCGCCGAGGATGATGGCCTCGTCGATCGAATGGGTGATGAAGACCATGGTCTTGCGCTCGTCCGGGCGATCCATCAGCGCGAGCAACTCTTCCTGGAGGACCTCGCGGGTCTGCGCGTCGAGCGCCGCGAAGGGCTCGTCCATCAGCATCACCGAGGGGTTCATCGCCAAGGCCCGCACCAGTCCGACGCGCTGCTGCATGCCGCCGGAGAGCTGGTAGGGATAGTGCTTCTCGAAGCCGGACAGCCCAGCGAGTTCGAGATAGTGGCTGACGCGTTCCTTGATGACCGCCGCCGGCGTGTGGGCCATGGCGAGGCCGAAGGCGGCATTGTCCCACACCGTCTTCCACGGCAGCAGGCCGAAATGCTGGAATACCGTGGCGACGCCGTCCGGCGGGCCGTTGATCGGCTTGCCATGGACCAGCAGGCGGCCGTCGCTGATGTCGGTGAGGCCGGCGATGCAGCGCAGGAAGGTGGTCTTGCCGCAGCCCGAGGGGCCGACGATGCACAAGATCTCCTGTCGCTTCACCTCCAGCGTGAGCCGGCGGAAGGCGACGACGGTGCCGTCGACGAACAGCTTGCTGGCATTGTCCGCCTGGATGGCGACATTATTCGGTTCAGTCATTGGCGTCCCCTCCACTGCGACCTTGGCGACCGTCTTGTGCGAACGTTTGCATGGTTGAGGAGCTTGCTGTTTTCGTCAACTGAAAAAAGCGCTAGCGGACCTCATGGCGCGGTTTTATCCCGCGTATCAAAGTTTCTTGCAAACGTTCGCATGACGTTGCTACCCTCGCGGACCAACCGCCAGGGCGCAAGATCGCGGCATGCTTGATAAGAGCCAAATGAGCGCGGGGCCAGTGGATGCGGGGCTGCAACATTCGGCGCCGAAGGGCGACGACCGGCTGATCCGCGGCGCCGGCTGCTTCAGCGACGACCTCGTGCTGCCCGGCCGGCTCCATGCCTGTTTCGTGCGCTCGCCGCATGCCCATGCGCGCGTCGTCGCCGTCGATATCGAGGCGGCGCGCGCGCTGGCCGGTGTGGTCGCTGTCCTCACTGCCGCCGACATGAAGGCTTTGAGGATCGGCAATGTCTCGGTGCCGCAGATCATCACCGGGCGGGGAGGGGCGAAGCTTATCGTGCCGCATCGCCCGGCCTTGGCTTCGGATCGGGTGATGCATGTCGGCCAGCCGGTGGCGCTGGTGCTGGCAACGACGCTGCGCGAGGCGGAGGAGGCGGCGCTTGCCGTCGAGGTCGACTATGACGCGCTGCCCGCCGTCGCCGATGCGGCAGCCGCCTTGCAGCCCGATGCGCCGCAGCTCTGGCCGGAAGCACCCGGCAATCTTGCCGTCGACTATGTCGCGCCGTCCGGCGATCCGGCGCTGGCGCGTGAGATCGAAGCGGCCTTCGCCGCGGCCGTTCACCGGGTACGCATCGAACTCGTCCATCAGCGCGTCTCCCACGCGCCGATGGAACCGCGCGCAGTGACCGCGCTGTTCGAAGCCGAGGGCGAGACCTATGTGCTCCATGCCGGCTCGCAGGGCGCGGGGGCGCTGAGCGGCCAGCTCGCCGCGGTGCTCGGCGTCACCCCGGCGAAGATCCGCGTCGAGACCCGCGATGTCGGTGGCAGCTTCGGCATGAAGACCCATGCCTATCCGGAATATGCCGCGCTGCTCGCGAGCGCTCGCCTGCTCGGTCGGCCAGTGCACTGGGTGTCGACGCGCTCGGAAGCCTTCATGAGCGACAATCAGGGCCGCGACCATCGCGGCGCGGCGGAGCTTGCGCTGGCTGCCGACGGCCGCTTCCTGGCGCTGCGCACGCAGAGCATCGTGGCGCTGGGGGCATTCGTGAGCGCGGCCGGCGCGCATATCGCCTGCAATAATTTCACCCGCTGCCTGCCGGGCATGTATGCGATTCCCATGGTGCTCGCCGAGGTGAAGTGCGCCTTCACCAACACCTTGCCGACCGGCCCCTATCGCGGGGCGGGAAGGCCCGAGGCCAATTACCTCATGGAACGGCTGGTCGATGCGGCGGCGGTGCAGAGCGGCATCGATCCGATCGAGCTCAGGCGGCGCAACCTGATCGCGGCCGAGGCGATGCCGGTGAAGACCGCGCTCGGCAATCTCTATGACAGCGGCGAGTTCGAAGCGGTGCTCGACGAGGCGCTGAGCGCCGGCGACTATCGCGGCTTTCCCGCCCGCCGCGCGGCGGCGCTGGAGCGCGGGCGGCTGCGCGGCATCGGCATCTCGTGCTTCCTCGAACATGCCGGCGGCAGCCCTGTCGAAGGCGTGGTGTTCGATTTCAAGGAGCCCGGCACGCTAACCGTCCTGCTCGGCGTCCATGCCACCGGCCAGCAGCATGCCGCGGTGTTCGCCCGGCTCGCCGCCGAGCGGCTGGGCCTGCCGGAGGAGTGCGTCCGGGTGCGTTCCGGCCGCTCCGACACCGGTATTCGCGGCGGCCCGACGGTCGCCTCGCGCAGCGCCATGGCAGCGGGCTCGGCGATCGTGCGCGCGGCGGAAGAGCTGGTGGCGAAGGCGCGGCGGCTCGGCGCGCTGGCACTCGATGCGCGGGAGGAAGACATCCTCTGGCAGGACGGCCATCTATTGGTGGCCGGCACCAATCGCAGCATCTGGCTGTTCGATCTCGCCGAAGAGGCGCGCGAGCGTTCCAAGCGCGGCGAGTGGCCGGAGACGCTCGACCTCAAGGTAGAGGTCGAGATCGCGCAATCCTACCCGAACGGCTGCCATGTCGCCGAGGTCGAGATCGATCCCGAGACCGGCCATGTCCAGGTGGTGGACTACACCGCGGTCGATGATTGCGGCGTGGTGCTGGACCATCATCTCGCCGAGGGCCAGGTGATCGGCGGCCTTGCTCAGGGCCTCGGCCAGGCGCTGCTGGAGCGCTTCGTCTATGACGAGGACGGGCAGATTGTCACCGGCTCCTTCACGGATTACGCCATGCCGCGGGCGAGCGACATGCCCGCCATCCGCTCCTCGTTCCACCCGGTTGCCTGCCGCACCAATCCGCTCGGCGTGAAGGGTGTCGGCGAGGCCGGGACCACGGCGGCGAT harbors:
- a CDS encoding ABC transporter substrate-binding protein, producing MRNVTKPTLAAALACGLMLAAGAGAQAADCPNGKRDLNIGVSVVPPNVVHTTPWVAKDLGLFDKYCINATITPFEGGASAALMSALQQGKLIANVTDVMVGAGMKAKQIWGFAPRLPQSYVVVEAIKTPADLKGKRLSAAGGGVGGFNWRMGRVLLTDANLTVDDAQFVSQGLAGRLPGLIAGQLDGVSLHPEDVFLGEQQKPSLHVLSVLGQKMPNWVFNMYGAADSMIASQRPLLVDAMAAMIEANRTIYKDRDKVVPIMMKATEKPQDAVEFAWGDLTKNCVWAVNTGFDKARAEWAIKNSVDAGDIPAERKLTFEQLVDVSIAEEAVKKAGGPVTINNCSL
- a CDS encoding ABC transporter permease, producing the protein MTIQSLPNAADQASIADDQARVKAASEKRRRREGMQVIMIRAISLVVVLTLWQIVGSNIDPILFTTPIAVAKAAVKMIASGELWQYLAPSLLVFIYGLVLASVAGITIGLALARYRVLDAAFDMYITFLYSTPTVALVPLIVLWAGYDMTAKVIILFLFAFFPLVINTYQGVKNVDHKLLEVGKAFRCSERQLWGNIIIPAALPFIVTGLRLAVGRGLIGMVLADLYTAISGIGYLIVRTASTFQIDRMFVPIVTLGILGVLSTSLLRLLEKKVAPWTNANRD
- a CDS encoding ABC transporter ATP-binding protein; protein product: MTEPNNVAIQADNASKLFVDGTVVAFRRLTLEVKRQEILCIVGPSGCGKTTFLRCIAGLTDISDGRLLVHGKPINGPPDGVATVFQHFGLLPWKTVWDNAAFGLAMAHTPAAVIKERVSHYLELAGLSGFEKHYPYQLSGGMQQRVGLVRALAMNPSVMLMDEPFAALDAQTREVLQEELLALMDRPDERKTMVFITHSIDEAIILGDRIAVMSARPGRISEILDMPFGWPRDVDAIRADRRFTELREHIWNELRPERAKKAEVAA
- a CDS encoding xanthine dehydrogenase family protein molybdopterin-binding subunit encodes the protein MSAGPVDAGLQHSAPKGDDRLIRGAGCFSDDLVLPGRLHACFVRSPHAHARVVAVDIEAARALAGVVAVLTAADMKALRIGNVSVPQIITGRGGAKLIVPHRPALASDRVMHVGQPVALVLATTLREAEEAALAVEVDYDALPAVADAAAALQPDAPQLWPEAPGNLAVDYVAPSGDPALAREIEAAFAAAVHRVRIELVHQRVSHAPMEPRAVTALFEAEGETYVLHAGSQGAGALSGQLAAVLGVTPAKIRVETRDVGGSFGMKTHAYPEYAALLASARLLGRPVHWVSTRSEAFMSDNQGRDHRGAAELALAADGRFLALRTQSIVALGAFVSAAGAHIACNNFTRCLPGMYAIPMVLAEVKCAFTNTLPTGPYRGAGRPEANYLMERLVDAAAVQSGIDPIELRRRNLIAAEAMPVKTALGNLYDSGEFEAVLDEALSAGDYRGFPARRAAALERGRLRGIGISCFLEHAGGSPVEGVVFDFKEPGTLTVLLGVHATGQQHAAVFARLAAERLGLPEECVRVRSGRSDTGIRGGPTVASRSAMAAGSAIVRAAEELVAKARRLGALALDAREEDILWQDGHLLVAGTNRSIWLFDLAEEARERSKRGEWPETLDLKVEVEIAQSYPNGCHVAEVEIDPETGHVQVVDYTAVDDCGVVLDHHLAEGQVIGGLAQGLGQALLERFVYDEDGQIVTGSFTDYAMPRASDMPAIRSSFHPVACRTNPLGVKGVGEAGTTAAIAAIMNAIADAIPGGRGRDLQMPATPEKVWRACRGDGPGSCP